The nucleotide sequence TGTGAATTTATAGTTGTTTATGGGCCCGCGGATCACTCCTTTTCGCACCTTTTCCTTGATGAACTTTCGATCAAGCTTGAGTCCTGTTCTCTCCCAACAGTGATTGGGGGAGACTTTAATCTTCTGCGATGCCCTCTTGacaagaataatgataatttttCCTGGTCTTTAGCCAATGCTTTTAACAACTTTATTAGTGTCAACGCCATTCGGGAGCTTCCTCGGGGGGAGCCCGCTTTACTTGGTCTAATCATCAGGCGAACCCTATCAGATCCGTGCTTGATCGTGTCTTCCTATGTCCCAGTTGGGATGCCTTGTTTCCTAGGTCCTCTCTTGTAGCTAAATGTATTGTGGGGTCAGACCACACCCCCTTGATTCTGGATGATGGTTCCATTCGCAATAGACCTCCGATTAGATTTCAGTTTGATGCTTCTTGGCTGTCtgttgatggctttgttgacatggTTGCGGCGAAAATCTCCCAATCCCTCTCTCACAACCCCCGCTCTTTTGGCCCTCTGGATGATTGGCAGTCATGTGCCTATGCTTTACGAAAATTTCTTAGAGGCTGGTCGCGTAACCGTGCGGCGGAGGATCGCCGCTCCAAAGCCTTCCTTGAAAATCAGATCCTGGAGCTGGATCGTACTGCGGACTCTATTGGGCTCTCGGATGATGGTTGGGCTGTTCGCTATAATCTGGAGGCCGCTCTTCTGCAGCTGCATCATCAGGCTGAGATTTACTGGCGTCAGAGGGGCACCCTCAATTGGACTCTCAAAGGAGACGCTCCTACTGCTTATTTCTTTGCGATTGCAAACGGTAGGCGTAGGCGTTGTGAGATTAATAGCCTATTGATTAATGGTATGCGCTCTACAGACCAATCTGTGATTATGGCTCACGTGGTGGACTTATTTTCGTCTCTGTTAGGGGCTAAACCTCCATCGGGCCTGTCCATCTCCCCCCACCTCTGGAGTTCTGGTCTTAAAATTTCTCCTGAGGAGAATGCTTCCTTGATGATTCCGCTCTCCGATCAGGAAATCTAGGATGTGGTTAATTCTGCCAATACTAATGCTGCTTCCGGGCCTGATGGCTTCTCCATCCTTTCTTTCGGAAATTTTGGCCCAAGTTGAAACAGTTGGTGTGTAACGTTATTCAGGGTTTTTGTCTTGGTACTGTCGACATCTCTCGCCTGAACTATGTTGTTATATCCCTGATCCCTAAGGTTAAGGGTGCTGATGTCATTTCCCAATTCCGGCCTATAGCGTTGATTAACAACTTTGCCAAGTTCCCTTCCAAAGGATTTGCGAACCGGCTGTCTCCGGTAGCTCACAGAGTTATTAGTCCCTTCCAATCTGCTTTTATCAAAGGGCGCTTTATTTTAGATGGCATTCTCTCCCTTCATGAGATAGTTCATGACCTCCATGTGCGGAAATCCAAAGCTATCATTCTCAAACTAGACTTCGAAAAAGCGTATGACTCGGTTAGCTGGTCTTTTCTCAGGCATATTCTTCTTGCCAAAGGTTCGACGGTGCCTATGTTCACCAtatcatgcagttggtctcgggtggCCACACTGCAGTTGCCGTAAATGGCGCTATTAGCAACTTCTTTGCAAATGGGAGGGGCCTCTGCCAAGGggatccggcctcccctgttcTTTTCAACTTTGTGGCTGACGCTTTCTCCTGTATGCTCTCCAAAGCGGCTCGATGTGGACACATTATTCCTGTGGTCTCTCACCTACTTCCGGAAGGGGTCTCTCATTTGCAATATGCGGATGCCACAATCATCTTGGTAGAGTTGGACAATGCCTGTATTGCCAATCTGAAATTTATTCTGTTGTGCTTCGAAGCTGTTTCTGGTCTTAAGATCAATTTCGCCAAGAGTGAGGTTATGGTGACGGGGGTTGACCGGGCGGAGGCCTTGCGGGTGGCCAGACTCCTCAACTGCTCCTTAGGTTCCTTTCCTTTCAAATATTTAGGTCTTCCTATCTCTCCTAGTCTGCTTCACGCGAAAGACTTTGCTCCGGTGGTTGCTAAAGTGGGGAATAGGGTGCTTCCTTGGAGGGGTAGGTATAATACCAATGCTGGCAAAGTGGCTCTAATCAATTCTTGCTTATCCTCTCTCCCGTTGTTCCTTATGGGCTTTTACCGTCTCACGGATGGTGTGCATGCTGGCTTCGACAAACATAGGGGTGGCTTTTATTGGAATTCTGCAGATAACAAAAGGAAGTATAGGTTGGTTAAGTGGCAGCTTATGTGCAAGCCTAAAAACCTTGGGGGGTTAGGCATTATTAATACTCGGGTGATGAATATTTGTCTGCTCAttaagtggtggtggaaaattatgacGGTTGGGGCCGATGTGCTGTGGTTTTCGATTCTTAAGGCTAAATATTGTCCTAACTCCAACCCTATGTTTGCCCCTGCGCGGCGTGGTTCGCAGTTTTGGAAAGCCCTTGTTAAAGTTCGGCCGATTTTTTTGGAgcacgttaagttttgtgtgggtaATGGGTCTGCTGTTCGTTTTTGGTTAGATTGGTGGTCCGGGGATGCTCCCCTGGCTGTTAGCTTTCCGGTTCTGTTCTCTTATTGCCCCAATCCGCAAATCTCCATCGCGGAGGTGGCTGCTAATAATTGGGACTTGGCTTTTCGTCGGGCCCtatctcctgaagagttggaagaaTGGCAAAGTCTTTCTGCCCTCTTCCCTGTGCTCTCAGAGGAGGCTGACTCTGTGGTTTGGCCACTCACGGCCTCTGGGCTATTCTCGGTCAAATCGTTGTATTCTAGACTCATTGGTGGTACTACTTCGGCTCGCTTCTCTTGTATTTGGAAATCTAAGGTCCCTCCTAAGATTAAGATTTTCCTCTGGCAAGCCTTCCGAGGTCGCCTTCCTTCTGCTGATCAGATCAAAAAACGCAATGGGCCGGGCTCGGAATTCTATAACTTGTGTGGGGCTTTGGAAAACTCTAATCACATCTTTTTCAACTGTGTTCTTGCCAAATTAGTTTGGTCTTGCGTAAGATCATGGCTTCGGGTCTCCTGGGATCCCTCCTCTTTCGCAGACACTAGAACCCTAGCCAAATCTCTGGGAGGGGTCACCAAGAGGGTATTCTGGGTTGGCTTGGGAGCCTTATGTTGGGCTCTTTGGACCATTagaaacaaatttactattgaacTTACCTTCCCATCTAAGCCTGCTGACGTTCTTTTCAAATCATGtatattcttgcagcagtggagattattgactaaggagCCAGATCGGGACGCCCTGGACCTGCTCATCGCCAAAATTCGGGCTTCAGCCTCTCAGATCTCCGGGACGAATCATGGCGTATAAGCCTGGTGCTGTAGTTTGCGGGATTAGGTCTCCTTCTCTCCCCGGCCTGCGTGCCGTGTTTGGCAGCTGCCTGTTTCGTTAGGAATTTGGGCCTATTTTACTTCTCTTTGTGTTTCTGAGACTGTGTGAACCTTGGGTATTCGTGACTCTGCcatgtggctttatttataaagtcgggctttggccttttctctaaaaaagagAAACCTTTGCCGCACCCTTTTGATCGGTTGCTTGTAAAGCTTTTGGATGATAGTATGTACATCCATACTTGCTTATTGGCACTCCACTCAGTGGTGCTATGTTCACTTGATCAACACAACCACACCACCGATTACATTGATCTTGGATGACACTCCAACGGTGAGGAAGAGATCCTTATGCATGGTTGGAAGAAATCTTCACACGGCGCGCATAGTGCTCCTCAAGCGTCCTCCAAAATGTTTTCATGGTCTAACCGAGCCATCGAGATTAAAGAGAAATATTCACCCAATAATTGTACAAAGAAACATCCTGCTCGGTCTTGTAGTTCACAGACCTTGTGAGCTTCTTCTTCATAGTTTGTGAATCGAGCTCCTGAATTTCAGGACTCTCTCTCTCCTTCGGTTTCAACCGCCATGGCAATGTCGTAAAGGCCAATTTCAATGTCATCATGAATTCCAGCATGTCATCAATGTTGATTTGCATACTAAAATGGCAACAAAGATCACCACATATGGGAATCGCATGATTCTTCAACTACTTGGAGCATTGCAAGACCGTAGCAAAAACAACTAAAAGGATTCTTCGACTAGCGGCGCGCCTAGCTAGAGCTCACCTCCGATCCTACCACCAGCCACCGTCTGCATGAAGAAGAAGGACACCGGCATGGACTTGGCCGGGCTGTGCACCCGGCACCCCGCCGGCCGGACCTTGATGTTCCTGCTGCAGGCCGCATATGGGCGTCGATGTAGGGGCCAAAATTCATTTTCAAGCTACTCCCATCGTTGTCGCTGCATAAGCAAATCTATGCATGCATGTAAGCTCCAAAATCCATTTTCAAGCTACTCccatcgttcctaaatataagtctgttAGGGACCACATACACCAGGAGACCGGCAACGGGGGCTCACAAGTCAGGCAGAGCGCGGCGGGTGGAAGCAGCCCAGTACCGAGACGGTCCACACGGGCTAAGAGGCCCAACCCAAGATCCAGTGGGCCAGAGTGGGTGTGACGATGAGGATAAGAAGACACTCGCGTGGGCAGGCGAGGGCATCGGTTGGCAAGAAGCTTACGGCGGCCACTTTCTTCTTTCCTGTTCTTACTTCCTTCCCAAGGACTCTGTCTATCCCTGATCCCCAAGTTCTTGTATCTCCAAACTGTAATCAAATTGCTTCAGAGAATGTAGATCAAGCTTGTtaataattggtatcagagctgggCCCCAGTCCGCCCTATTTAGGGGGATGGGGTGTCAGAGACGCTGGCCATTGGGCGTTGCCAgtgactttagtcccacctcggataTGGAAGGGGGCTAGGACTACTTTATAAGGAAGAGTGCACACTCTCTTCAGGCTAGTCTTTTGAGATGTGGTGGACTCTTTGCTTATAGTGGTGTGTTCGATGCGTACAGGAAACGTCCGAACATATGTCAAAGGTTGGGAGCTGGGCCTGGGACGTTAACAAAGTCTTTTTTAAAAATAtgaatgtatataaacatattttagagtgtggattcacgTATGTAGTCCGcaatgaaatctctaaaaagatttatatttaggaacgaaggtagTAGATGAAACtggtcacccgcaaaaaaaagtagATGAAACTGGTAATACAAGAAAACACCAAACACACGCGCTTACATGCATGCATAGAATCGATCTTCTTTCCTTTCGTTTGTGTGTGATTGAGACGTCTAAGTATGTGCAAATTAAGCACCTGCTCGATCTGTGTATGCTCGCGCAGATTCCTCTCGGTTCTGCATGCAAGCCGCTCCTGCTAGCTAGCTGCGCGCCTAGAGCTCACCTCCTACCGCCAGCCGCCGTCTGCGAGAAGAAGGACGCCGGCGTGGACTTGGCCGGGCTGAGCACCCGGTACCCCGCCGGCCGGACCTTGATGTTCCCGCTGCCGGCGCGCTGCAGGCCGCATATCGGCGTCGACGGTGCCGAggcgacctcgtcgtcgtcgtcgtggtgGACGTCGTGGTCCATGTGCCAGAGCACGTCGAGGAAGGCGTCGACGGCGCAGGGCAGCGCGAGGGGCCCCTGCGCCGCGTAGCCATACTCCTGCTCGGCGTCGTCGAGGAGACGGCGGAAGAGCGGGTGGTTGGCGCGGTCGGCGCGCACCACGAATCGCTCCCGCTCCGGGCCCACGTACACCGAGAAGCACCccggcgccaccgccgccgacgaccggcCGCCGCTGGCGAGCCCGGACCTGCACCGCTCCAGGGTCCTCGACACCAGGTTCTTCCTCGCGCCTTTGCTCGCCGCCATGCCGCCCGTGAACGTCGACCGACTCAAGAGGGAGCGGGCCAAGAGTGGTGGATGCGCCGGCGGATTGTAAGGATGATGGCATGCAtgagaggagggggccggccgggttgtgtgtatatatatgggTACAAGCTAAGCAAAAGGTAGGTGTAGCAGCTAGCAGCTAGCAGAAGACGGAGGGCGACACGGCGTGCGGTGTGACATGGTGGGCTAGCCCCATTAGTTGACCTGATGCGAGGGCATGCATTGACTTATGACTCGTCGCGAGCAGCAGCGCAGGGTCATATGGTGCAGGACGATCGAGGAGGAAGGCAAAGGTGGAGATGTACTCCTGCACTCTAAGTACTAATATACTTAGGGTAATTAACTACTGACTTATTGCTGGGCCGGCTAATTAACTCAGTGGTTAGCAatatgtttcaaaaaaaaactaagtggttAGCAATAGATACTCAGCTAGAAGTATATGAGTAGTACTGGCCATGCATGTGCATCGACGGAGAAAAGGAAGCAAGTGGATTTTGTGATTGCAGCGGCTGGGGAAAAAGCTAATCAGGGAAAGGTACGTGGTGTGGGGACTTCATCCGGGTGGGATATATCAAATGGGCAATAATTGCCTTAGTTTAGTGGTCGACGCCATGGTCAACGCCTTCCGAGTGTGATGTGGAAGAAGCTCTGCATTTGCATGGCTAGGGTTTTGCTATGGCTACACAAGCACCAGCTCGTGGATCTCTTGTGCGTAAAGATCCATATTTCAGTGGGGATTACATTATTAGGAGTATATATTCCACTTTCAACTCTCGTGTTGTGACTTTGTGACATCTTTTTTTATCACATTTCAAAAATCTTGTCTGATTCTGCACCTTAGTTGTGCTCTTGTAACATGTATTTTCACCTACTTCTGTTTTCACCCCCAATGTTAAAGCTGAATtcactttcttttctgttttgaagAAGTACCCATACATATTATAAAGGTTCATAAGAAGTACTACAAAGCATcctaaacataataaaaattatatcaagGACCATGCACCACTGAGGGACCAATGTTGCCGCCAGAGCGAGTCGCTGATGCGTTCCTGTCACCGCTCCCTACCGGAGCTGGCTTGACTTTGTCAATGACAGTCGAAAAATCTTCGTGCATGTGCCCATGAGGACCAACGCCCCAGAAAGCAGACGTTGCCATTAAACCCTTGAATCGGTCTGAAGTGCCCGCCATCAAATCTCATTACATGTTTTTGCTATACATGCGCCAGCTACTGGGACGCACAAAGATCGATATTCCAGTGGTGATCAGTATCTTCTACTTTCTATTCTAGTGTTGTGAGTTGTGACTTTGTGACATATTTTATCACATTTACGAAATCTTGTTAGATTTGGTGACATGTATTTCTTACCTAATTTTGTTTTTACCACAAACGAAAAGCTAAACCCACTTGTTTGGACAGTGGAGGCGGTTCGAATACATCCAACAACTCTATCACGTCTTAGTTAGTATGGTCGTCGCGGAAGACACCAATGGATGTGTGGTGTTTTGGTTCTCACTAGTAAgcttgtacgtgcaatgcacgtcttaaacATTGATCAAAGTTGATTTCACACAAATACAAAATAAATGTTCCAAAAAAGTATTAAGTTAAATGGGGACACACTGTTTTTCAAGTTGACATAGTTGTGGTCATGTTGTTGCATAATATATGTTGTTTCATCCATTAGGTGTTCTGATTGGTTGTAAAGAAGATTAAATTTTGTGACGACTGAAAAGGCAACCTCACATAGAAGATATCAATGGCACCATGATATCAACACCAACAAAATTTTCTTAAGGCATAGAACGTTTGTTACAACTGCTAGCTGATAAAAAAAAGTATCATTAAAATTTATTCGAATCCACTATATCTTTTTATTAAGGAAATTAATGATAATGAAATATCATCAATCCACGATATATATTAGATTGCctagtttatcatttgtgagtgTATACACGCACGCAAAGATATGCTTGAGTGATGATCTAAGAGCAAGGGCGGTGAGGATAACAGTGCCACCCGTAAAAAAAACAGTGCCACCTGTCAGCAGAGCCATTGCCTTAAATTTCGCTCTGACTGGATCATTACAAACTATGTTCTGCTTAACTTCGCATGCTCACGGGCAGGTGTAGAACTTTGAAATGAATTCTGTATTACTTCATAAATGAATATCACATCTCGAAAAACAATCCAATATACACACAAAAGCAGTAGGTTCTCAAAATGAAGAAATGCCATCTAATTTCTTTGAGAGAGAAAATAAATGCCATCTACTTGTCGAGCGGAATAAATTCCATCTTGAAGTACCAATTCTTATTTTGATTGGAGCCCTACTTCTGAAAGCGTTTGAAGAACTTAGATGCCATCCTTTTGAACATCCTAAGATCACATCTCCATTGCGTCTCGCATATCAGATTTTGCAATCAAATTATACTCCCTCTGACCCAAAATAACTGTCTCAAGCTTAGtagtacaattttgtactaaagctagtacaaagttgagacacttattttgggatggagggagtatttatcaAAGAAATGTTAATTGTGTTAAAGCAAGCTCTGCAAATGGATAAGTCAATTGTTTGTTCATTTGTACACTGTACAACATATGAAGCATGTTTGAAATTCCAAATAGCACGACCAACCTTCTTAGAATAACTTAGTTCCTTTAAGCAATACATGTAGTGGTAAACATATCGGGCAATATTAAACatgcaaaagaaataaaaagggaagtCATTTTTTCTTCTTGAAAATATTCATCATCTTCGTAAAAAATGCCATTCtctatttttaaaaaaatcatggtgCCGAAGTTGACTTAATGAAGAATATTGTTAGAATGAGATTGTGATGTTCTTTTAGTGGACATCTGGAAAACTTGTAGATAGTTTAACCATTTTTGTTTTCTTCTGTTTCAAAAACAATGATGGTGCTAGACTTGGAGTGCTCATATAGCATCTCGAGATACTGGAACAATACGTCCAAAAATACCCTTTATCTCACAAGTGGTAGTATAAAGTAATTACATACAGTAGTGACATACAAGTGTTACCAGTGATGCATAAATAAATTTCTGAATTAATAAATCCTTCAGTGTAAAGTTATTGGAAGTCATTAATTATAGATGTTACATGAACCAGAGGTATGTGCATGTGAAGGGACGCGGATTTTTGGGACATGCGGCCACGCGATGCCGCTATCCCAGGCGTCCGTGCGCACATCGTGATCCCTAATTAATATAGCCCCATTGGCAATACACGTCGCGTTAATAGTTTGTCCTTCGAATAGATCGTGATATACATCACATGAGCAGGCTGTACCGCATTTATGATTCATAGGAATACATGCAAGTCTGCCAGCACTGCGCGTCACAGTTCTGGAGATGCCTTCATTCCTCTTGACGTGGGGCAGTCATCATTTAGCACCACCCTCTCTAGTCCCAGCCCTGTAGTAAAACAGAAGGAGGAAACGTAACAGAGCTAAAACAACGGAGGGCTGGGACATGGCTTCTGCACAAACGGTGCTCAACAGGTTGGTCAATAAAAAAATCCTTGATTCCGTCATTTTTTGTTTATTTCGGTACAAGCGTGCGAGCTGGGTGTCATGATGGGCTGCAGACTACACGAGAGCTGGGAAAATTGATGGGCGCAGAAGAGTTGAGTCTCATTAAAGGCTTGTCCATTTGTGATTTATGGACTGCCAATGGCTGTGGTGCACACGTAAATGGCGGTATGAATGACGTCCCTGATGTTTGCTGTATTTGGATCTGTTTTGCAGCGTGTCTCGATGGAGAGCCATTTTGGGACCGGCGTTTTAAAATTCAAGTTGTATCTTTCATGATTAGAGTTAACGATGAAGAATGAAGCCAACTGATTTTTTCGGTTAGAAACTGATACATATAAGGATTTTCAGTTGTTAATCAGGAGTTCAAAACATGTGCCGAAATTAAAATACCACACTTTTCAAGTGAACAATGCTGGGTGGATAAAGTTGGTGTGATTATGCCAGAGTGCAAGCTTCTGGTGTAATTAACGGTTCACGACATGCTCCTAATATACGCTTGATAAATGAAAGCCATTAATCATTCGTGGGTGCCTTGATTGCTGGCAGGGATTTACAGTGTGAGTAATAGTTAAAACAGCCAGCCAATACTGGATCGTACATTGATATGCATTGAGTAGCTTGGTCCAAACTTAAATTACTAGCTATTACTACATCAACGACCTTGGTGGAAAAAAAACATTACTGACTGATGCATTGCTGGCTTGGATCCAGAAAAGGTCGAAATTGAAAGGTAAAAGAAGTAGACAGTTGGTGAGCAGATCAGCAAGGCAAAACATGGTTATCTTCTTCAGCAAAGCTTGATTATTTTCGAGAATCTGAAAGGTAAACAAAGTAGACAGTTGACTGCGATATGAGAAGAACTTATGTAGTTCCCACTTCCAGAACCTGCACCCCATTTTTTCAGCCTCGTCAGTGCACGAAATGGATTGAAAGATTGAATATGAACTCACAACATGGCAATCACACTTGTAGAAGTTCCTCCCCGGGTTGAGGGCAGTGCCCGAAATGAACCAGAGCAGCGAGAGTGATGAGAGGGAGACGTGCAAACTGTTGGACATGACGGATGAAGGTGGTGGAGAGCTAGCCTGGGACATGGATGAACACATGGTTGCGGAAGGGGTCGATTCGATGctagaaagtgtgtgtgtgtgtgtgtgtgtgtgtgtgtgtgtgagagagagagagagagagagagagagagagagagagagagaaaatagagtggaagaaaattgggcaggggaagaagaagaaggccagaGTGATTTAAAGAGGAGAAAGGAGAGGAGCATGCTGCAGATAGCCGTTGTAATGGGTGAGTGGTTAATTGCATGTGTCAGATGCAACTGACATGCTGCATGTGTCAGATGCAAATACACGCTATACTGAATGCTATATGGTGAGACGGAAATCATTATACTGCCTGTGGGTATTCAATTTGCACGAATCACGTGGCAATATGCGGTGTGGATACCGACCTCGCGTGGCCGCATGTCCACTCATGATTATTCGCATGTGAAGAGCCTATAAAAGGTAGAGGATTGTTGACTCGACCTGGCATTTGGCCAAGACCATTTCTGTGATTCAGAAAAGGTGTTGTTCGATGAATGCTGCACGTGAATATTTCTCTAAGAGAAATATATATGTCATGTTTAAGCTTAATCAGTGGGGGCAAGAAGTGGCTCGGCTAACTGGAGATTTTCTACCACTTGGATTTTCCCTGGTTGGAGATACATTCGTTTTAACTGGATACAGATCCTATCATGTCCATCCAACCAAACAAATAAAACTAGGACTTCTAAAAGCTGGATGGCAATCTCCAATCCAGCTTCATCCAAACAACCAAATGCTACTTAAAGATACACTAATCATCTTGTGAACTTGCATTAAAAGTGAAGGTTCGCTGAGAAATTCTCTGTTGGTTTACCTAAAAGGGCATGTACCATGGCCTCACTCGCAGTCGCATATGAAATACTGGATTATAAGGTTAGAAACAAAGCCAAGGATAGTTGGTGGCACTAATTCAACTTGAATTTTTGTTGCTCAGTTTCAACAATATAGTCTAAAATAGCAGAGGGAAACACATAGAAGAATGTTTACCTCTTGTCTCATGTCCTTGCTGACGCCTTTGTCATCTCTAAAATCTTCCTTCAGCCTTACATTCGTTTGAAATCATGTTCCTGCAAGACGAAACACACCAAGTATGTGATCATTATAAATACATCTCAAATTTGATTTGATCACCAAAATGTaaagaaaagaagagaagataaGCATCATTCAACCAATTAATCCATCAACATAAGTTATAAAAAAAAGACACGTGGTCGACACAATCTATGCATATACCTGCACAGATAAGTTATAAAAACTATCTTGTTAATTCAATGGAACTACAAAGAAACATTGTTGGATGAGGAAATAAAGAATAGCTAAATGATGCAATAATGGGTGCAATACTGTTTGCTTATATGAATTAGTAGTAGTGGCGCAACAAATATGATACTGCAGCGGTCGGTGAGGGATACCTATAAAAAAATCAATCATTTTGGTTCACATCTTTAAGCTCTACCCTTGTTAGAATCACATATTGCACCTCCACAGACACCATGTCCTCCTGGGAGCATCCATGGAGGATGGGAATGGCGACTATCATGAATTTTGTAGTAGTGGTGCAACAAAT is from Triticum aestivum cultivar Chinese Spring chromosome 3A, IWGSC CS RefSeq v2.1, whole genome shotgun sequence and encodes:
- the LOC123059061 gene encoding auxin-responsive protein SAUR40, which produces MAASKGARKNLVSRTLERCRSGLASGGRSSAAVAPGCFSVYVGPERERFVVRADRANHPLFRRLLDDAEQEYGYAAQGPLALPCAVDAFLDVLWHMDHDVHHDDDDEVASAPSTPICGLQRAGSGNIKVRPAGYRVLSPAKSTPASFFSQTAAGGRR